TCGGCGGACGCGAGCTCCTACATCTACGTGGTGGACGCCCTGGGAAGGCTCACCGGCGTCGTTCCCCTGCGGCGCCTCATTCTGGCCCAGCCGCGCCAGTCCATCCGGTCGGTCATGGTGAAGGACGTGACGCGGCTCAAGGTCACGGCGCCGAGGGACGAGATTTTGAGCGTCTTCAATCAGTATCACTTCGTTTCGCTGCCGGTGGTGGACGACAAGGACCGCCTGGTGGGCATCGTCACGTTCGACGACGTCATGTCGGCCATGCGCCGGTCCGAAGAGACGGTGCTCCGCGGCGTGACGGGCGCGGATCCGCGCGAGGCGCTCAAGGAAACATGGGTGGCCACGCGCGGGCGGCTTCCCTGGATCACGGTGACGATCCTGGGGGGACTGGCCTGCGCCTTCATCGGGGGGTTCTTTCAGCGGACGCTCGCGGAACTGGTGGTCCTGGGGATCTTCATCCCCATCGTCCTGGCGCTCGGGGAATCGATCGGGGCCCAGACGACGTCGGTGGTCCTTTCGACGCTGGCGGGCGGCAATCCCTCGCGGGAAGAACTCCTGAGTTTCGTGCTGAAGGAGCTGCGGGTGGGAGCCCTCGTGGCGCTCTATTCGGGAGTCGTGGTGAGCGTGACGTCTCTGGCCTGGCACGGGAACCCGCGGTTGGGACTCCTGATCGGGGCGGCGGTTTTCATTTCCGTCGCCTGGGCGGCCCTCCTGGCGGTGGTGATTCCGGGCGCGATGAAGCGTCTGCGCGTGAATCCGGCGGTGGCCAGCGGCCCTCTCGTCCTGGCTTTGGCGGACCTTTCGACGCTCCTGGTCTACTTCGGCGGGGCGACGCTCTTTCTGCCCGCCCTCCGGTAGCGGCCGGCGGAACGCGGCGCGGCCGCGCCCTTCCGAGGGGAGCCGGCTGTCTAGAGGTTGGAGCCGTCCTGCCTAGTTTCTAGACAGGCAGGGCCGCCTTCCCCGGGGAAACAAGCGCAGGCACGGAGTTTGCTCACAGCCCGGGGCATGTCTTCGCGGCTTTCGCTTCTGAGCTCGGCGCTTCTTCACGGCGGGATCGCCGGTCTGCTCGCCTGGGCCGGCCGCGAAGGTCCCTCGCGCGAAGCCGCCGTGGGGGTGGCGGTGCCTCCGTTTGTGGCGCTTTCCCTGGAAGCCGGAGAGCCCGAACCGACGCCGGAGTTCCGCGCCGTCGAGGAGATGCCCCGCGCGGCGCTGGAGCCGGCCGAGCCGATCCTGGAGTTCGACCGCGAACCGGCGCCCCTGCCGGACGTGGACGGCGCGCCGTTCCGGCCGGCCGCGCCCGCGCCGTCCTGGAGCCGACCCCGCGTGGAGGCGCTCCGGAGGGTCGTGCGCTCCGCGGAATCGGTCCCCGAGGTCGAAACCGTGCGCGTCGCCGTGGAGGTGCACAACCCGCCGCCGGAATATCCCCTGGAGGCGCGCCGCGCCCGCAAGGAGGGCGTCGTGGTCGTGGACATCGCCATCCGCGCGGACGGGACGTGCGGGGATGTCCGGGTCGTGGAGGACGCGTCCGATCCGGCTTTCCGCGAGTCCGTGCTGGCGGCCGTGCGGACGTGGAAGTTCCAGCCGGCGCTCCGGGGCGGCCGTCCGGTCGAGAGCGTGCAGCGGTTCCGGTTCGTCTTCCGGATCGGGAACTGAACGGGAATTCGAGGGAAGATTCATCAACCGTA
The nucleotide sequence above comes from Planctomycetota bacterium. Encoded proteins:
- the mgtE gene encoding magnesium transporter, with protein sequence MSEIPQEIPGPPAAGEAEARPAPPPLEPEKLTATRLRAALKEGRREDVLRALEALSPVRRAELFVQLRPAEQKEILAAARSELGASLLAECDSARLSQTLEEIDLGTVEAALRLVPPDNLADIVLHLSPETAARVLERLDPALREEVRKLREFDPETAGGLMTTRYQSVPDVVTVGRALELLRRSRSADASSYIYVVDALGRLTGVVPLRRLILAQPRQSIRSVMVKDVTRLKVTAPRDEILSVFNQYHFVSLPVVDDKDRLVGIVTFDDVMSAMRRSEETVLRGVTGADPREALKETWVATRGRLPWITVTILGGLACAFIGGFFQRTLAELVVLGIFIPIVLALGESIGAQTTSVVLSTLAGGNPSREELLSFVLKELRVGALVALYSGVVVSVTSLAWHGNPRLGLLIGAAVFISVAWAALLAVVIPGAMKRLRVNPAVASGPLVLALADLSTLLVYFGGATLFLPALR
- a CDS encoding energy transducer TonB, which translates into the protein MSSRLSLLSSALLHGGIAGLLAWAGREGPSREAAVGVAVPPFVALSLEAGEPEPTPEFRAVEEMPRAALEPAEPILEFDREPAPLPDVDGAPFRPAAPAPSWSRPRVEALRRVVRSAESVPEVETVRVAVEVHNPPPEYPLEARRARKEGVVVVDIAIRADGTCGDVRVVEDASDPAFRESVLAAVRTWKFQPALRGGRPVESVQRFRFVFRIGN